In Aedes albopictus strain Foshan chromosome 3, AalbF5, whole genome shotgun sequence, the following are encoded in one genomic region:
- the LOC115257589 gene encoding probable small nuclear ribonucleoprotein E has translation MSFKGSKVQKVMVQPINLIFRYLQNRSRVQVWLYENTHLRIEGHIVGFDEYMNLVLDESEEYNIKKQSRRPLGRIMLKGDNITLIQNVQTN, from the exons ATGTCGTTCAAGggctcaaaagtgcaaaaggtgATGGTTCAACCCATCAACTTGATTTTCCGCTACCTTCAGAATCGGTCTCGGGTTCAGGTGTGGCTCTACGAGAACACTCATCTGCGGATAGAAGGACACATCG TCGGATTCGATGAGTACATGAACCTGGTGCTGGACGAATCCGAAGAGTACAACATCAAGAAGCAGAGCCGACGTCCACTGGGGCGAATAATGCTCAAGGGGGACAACATCACACTCATCCAGAACGTGCAGACAAACTGA